A stretch of the Marasmius oreades isolate 03SP1 chromosome 8, whole genome shotgun sequence genome encodes the following:
- a CDS encoding uncharacterized protein (CAZy:GT4; BUSCO:EOG09262UB3): protein MFGLVFAISFWTLALVTTSFWFSTPWILLHLYFTYNRSANKTRRDDALKSLGVSSTNRRLVGFFHPYCNAGGGGERVLWAAVAALQRNEPEVISVVYSGDVDTSKEEIIEKVKTRFGITLDPSKIIFVFLRLRGLLDAATWPYFTLLGQSIGSMYLVWEAMTKLIPDLYIDTMGYAFTFHVVNWVAHVPVGTYVHYPTISTDMLGGVKNHKRWHTSLDTISSSYILSSARLVYYRLFMYYYSLSLRSASFLIVNSSWTKDHVDSILQHTDPFIDFIHLCNPVLLALYFLTTYNKNPITSSQVIYPPCDTREMVSFPLKERERVIVSVAQFRPGKDHATQLYALHELIKAHPEYGKTGTTGKTAVKLVLIGGCRNEEDASRVSELKMLAKELGLEDRVEFFVNASYSDMLEWLRKASIGMNTMVEEHFGINIVEYMAAGVIPVVHASGGPLKDIVVPYDGKPTGYHAQTPGEFAEALHTALSLDAEEDLAIRERARAWAVMKFSQEEFEKGWDCSGWKKLIRN, encoded by the exons ATGTTTGGATTAGTATTTGCCATCAGCTTCTGGACACTCGCGCTAGTCACGACAAGCTTCTGGTTCTCAACACCGTGGATCCTACTTCACCTCTATTTCACGTATAATCGATCGGCCAACAAGACTCGTCGAGATGACGCGTTGAAATCGCTGGGCGTATCGTCAACGAACAGAAGACTGGTCGGGTTCTTCCATCCATACTG TAACGCTGGTGGAGGGGGTGAACGTGTCTTGTGGGCCGCGGTTGCTGCACTTCAACGTAACGAGCCGGAAGTCATCTCGGTCGTATATAGTGGAGATGTTGACACTAGCAAGGAAGAGATCATTGAGAAAGTCAAG ACTCGTTTCGGCATCACACTGGACCCTTCGAAGATCATATTTGTATTCCTTCGCCTTCGGGGACTATTAGATGCTGCAACTTGGCCTTATTTCACCCTTCTTGGGCAAAGCATCGGATCGATGTATCTTGTTTGGGAGGCAATGACGAAACTGATACCTGACCTCTACATCG ATACAATGGGCTATGCGTTCACTTTCCACGTTGTGAACTGGGTAGCACATGTCCCCGTCGGCACATATGTCCACTACCCGACTATAAGCACCGACATGCTCGGCGGAGTCAAGAACCACAAGCGATGGCATACGAGTTTGGATACAATTTCGTCCTCGTATATTCTCAGTTCAGCGAGATTGGT CTATTACCGTCTATTCATGTACTACTACTCCCTATCCCTCCGAAGTGCCAGTTTTCTAATAGTCAACTCGTCGTGGACCAAGGACCACGTCGACTCCATCCTTCAACATACCGATCCCTTTATCGACTTCATTCACCTTTGTAACCCCGTCTTGCTGGCTCTCTACTTCCTCACAACCTACAACAAGAACCCCATAACCTCTTCTCAAGTCATATATCCGCCTTGTGACACTCGCGAGATGGTCAGCTTCCCACTGAAGGAGCGTGAACGTGTCATCGTTAGTGTAGCCCAGTTTCG ACCAGGAAAGGATCACGCTACACAACTGTATGCATTACACGAACTGATTAAGGCGCATCCAGAATACGGGAAGACAGGAACCACCGGAAAGACTGCTGTTAAACTTGTGCTGATTGGAGGATGTCGAAACGAGGAGGACGCTTCACGGGTTTCCGAATTGAAGATGTTAGCGAAGGAACTTGGCCTCGAG GATCGAGTAGAGTTTTTCGTCAACGCATCTTATTCTGATATGCTCGAGTGGTTGAGGAAGGCTAGTATTGGAATGAACACAATGGTCGAAGAACATTTTGGGATCAATATCGTCGAGTACATG GCGGCGGGAGTTATCCCCGTTGTGCACGCTTCTGGTGGTCCACTGAAGGATATAGTCGTTCCTTATGATGGGAAACCTACAG GCTACCACGCTCAGACTCCTGGCGAATTTGCCGAAGCCTTGCATACAGCACTTTCCCTCGATGCTGAAGAAGACTTGGCTATCCGGGAACGCGCACGCGCTTGGGCAGTGATGAAGTTTTCCCAAGAGGAGTTCGAGAAAGGGTGGGATTGTAGTGGGTGGAAGAAGTTGATTCGAAACTAA